A genomic segment from Amia ocellicauda isolate fAmiCal2 chromosome 13, fAmiCal2.hap1, whole genome shotgun sequence encodes:
- the LOC136766990 gene encoding protein FAM13A gives MGASFSCVCGSKSTVKVVDSAHLTGNRVFAVPLGSIADAQLSPEGLPLVFITMVEYLEKHGLQEEGLFRVSGSMARVRLIKTKLDCGAPVDLDMEGGVSVVASVFKLFLRELPVALIPDHLGLVNTFKASTDEAELSSCLQAELDSLPAEHLRLLSSLVQFLARVASYCKSNKMTEQNLGIVFGPCIFHIPVGPTMQEDQLVCNIIVQYLLRNSFLLGIDSADTPPPAMPPTDSAPEDSVPVPTPHSDVPLSVPESSNLTDTPDLSTAPCLRLDSGLQARAA, from the exons ATGGGAGCAtccttttcttgtgtgtgt GGATCTAAATCCACAGTGAAGGTGGTGGATTCAGCACACCTCACGGGAAACCGAGTCTTTGCTGTCCCTTTAGGCAGCATTGCAGATGCCCAACTCTCCCCGGAAGGCCTTCCACTGGTTTTTATAACCATGGTGGAGTACTTGGAGAAGCATG GCCTCCAAGAGGAAGGGCTTTTCCGAGTCAGTGGGTCGATGGCCAGAGTGAGGCTCATCAAGACCAAGCTCGACTGTGGGGCGCCAGTCGACCTGGACATGGAGGGGGGCGTCTCCGTCGTCGCTTCGGTCTTCAAGCTGTTCCTGAGGGAACTCCCCGTGGCGCTCATTCCCGACCACTTGGGCCTGGTCAACACCTTCAAAG CAAGTACAGATGAGGCAGAACTGAGCAGCTGCCTACAGGCTGAGCTGGACAGTCTGCCGGCAGAGCACCTGCGTCTGCTCAGCAGCCTCGTGCAATTCCTGGCCCGAGTGGCGTCTTATTGCAAGAGCAATAAGATGACGGAGCAGAACCTGGGGATAGTTTTCGGCCCCTGCATTTTCCA CATTCCAGTAGGGCCGACGATGCAGGAGGACCAGTTGGTATGCAATATTATCGTGCAGTACCTCCTGAGGAATTCCTTCCTTCTTGGCATCGATTCTGCAGACACCCCCCCACCTGCCATGCCACCAACAGACTCTGCCCCAGAG GACAGTGTCCCAGTGCCCACCCCACACTCCGACGTGCCCCTCAGCGTGCCTGAGAGCAGCAACCTGACTGACACCCCCGACCTCAGCACAGCCCCCTGTTTAAG ATTAGATTCGGGGCTACAAGCCAGGGCCGCCTGA